One segment of Geoalkalibacter ferrihydriticus DSM 17813 DNA contains the following:
- a CDS encoding NADH-quinone oxidoreductase subunit B: protein MAEEKKDLLTVHTQTEEARRRELDGHPPDGLGSVVQFAQVEKVLNFCRANSLWPLTFGLSCCAIEMMSAGMARFDLARFGAEVFRPSPRQCDLMIVAGTVNKKMAPVVLTLYEQMAAPRYVIALGNCAIAGGPFAVEENYNVIEGVDRLIPVDVYVPGCPPRPETLFESIFKLQEKIAGTRFPVPMNKMPEGA, encoded by the coding sequence ATGGCCGAAGAGAAAAAAGATCTCCTGACGGTACACACCCAGACCGAGGAGGCGCGCCGTCGCGAGCTTGACGGTCATCCTCCCGATGGTCTCGGTTCCGTCGTTCAGTTTGCCCAGGTCGAAAAGGTACTCAATTTCTGCCGGGCCAACTCACTGTGGCCGCTGACCTTCGGCTTGTCGTGTTGCGCCATCGAAATGATGAGTGCCGGGATGGCCCGCTTTGACCTGGCGCGCTTCGGCGCCGAGGTGTTTCGCCCCTCGCCGCGCCAGTGCGACCTGATGATCGTCGCCGGGACGGTGAACAAGAAGATGGCGCCGGTCGTGTTGACCCTCTACGAACAAATGGCCGCGCCGCGTTATGTGATCGCTCTGGGCAACTGCGCCATCGCCGGAGGGCCCTTTGCGGTGGAGGAAAACTACAACGTCATCGAGGGGGTCGATCGCCTCATTCCCGTCGATGTCTATGTGCCGGGCTGCCCGCCGCGCCCCGAAACCCTCTTTGAGTCGATTTTCAAGTTACAGGAAAAGATTGCCGGCACCCGCTTCCCGGTGCCCATGAACAAGATGCCCGAAGGAGCCTGA
- a CDS encoding NADH-quinone oxidoreductase subunit C, with product MESRDSVIAELEKVPARVQEVDYRQRGYHLEVLLESEHLRAFAQALRTGDFYLSFVSGLHVRPAIEVSYQFANYSFPCRLLARVAVDEDNSLPTISDIFQGADWHERETKDFFGVVFRGHPNLKPLLLAEDMEDLKPLLKKDEKLKDRAAVTRAEQSGDEQSPAPGGGEEGA from the coding sequence ATGGAATCTCGTGATTCCGTCATCGCGGAACTGGAAAAGGTGCCGGCCAGGGTGCAAGAGGTCGATTACCGGCAGCGCGGCTACCACCTGGAGGTTTTACTGGAGTCCGAGCACCTGCGTGCTTTTGCGCAAGCGCTGCGCACGGGCGACTTCTACCTGAGCTTTGTGTCCGGCCTGCATGTGCGCCCCGCCATCGAGGTGAGCTACCAGTTCGCCAACTACAGCTTTCCCTGTCGCCTTCTGGCCCGCGTTGCCGTCGATGAGGACAATTCCCTGCCGACCATCTCGGATATTTTTCAGGGCGCGGACTGGCACGAGCGCGAAACCAAGGATTTTTTCGGGGTCGTGTTTCGCGGCCATCCCAATCTCAAGCCCCTGCTGCTGGCCGAGGACATGGAAGATCTCAAGCCGTTGCTCAAAAAAGACGAGAAACTCAAGGATCGCGCCGCGGTTACCCGCGCCGAGCAGAGCGGTGACGAACAGTCCCCGGCCCCTGGCGGCGGGGAGGAGGGCGCATGA
- a CDS encoding NADH-quinone oxidoreductase subunit D → MSTTPQTNDQRYVLNMGPQHPSTHGVLRVILEMEGEYVMDPQPVLGYGHRMQEKMAESRSWPGFLPNAARMDYLAALIYNHGYVGVVERLAGIEATPRAEYIRVITSELNRLQSHLLWLGVLVLDLGAFTPIMYTFEDREKILDILEDVTGSRLTYCYMRVGGVVRDIDEKFVERTREYIKWQRSRMPMYDKLVTGNIIFRKRIEGIGEFTPDLSRRYGLTGPCLRGTGVAYDIRRAEPYSVYPELDFEIPTESAGDCMAAYLVRVREIEQSLRILEQALERLPEGAFRAKTPKKIKLPAGDASYAVESPRGELVYHLTADGSEVPYRMKIRVPSFSNLSILPEICSGMLLSDLCACMGTLDLVIPEIDR, encoded by the coding sequence ATGAGTACGACGCCGCAGACCAACGACCAGCGTTACGTTCTCAACATGGGGCCGCAGCACCCGAGTACCCACGGGGTGTTGCGCGTCATCCTCGAGATGGAGGGCGAATACGTCATGGACCCGCAGCCGGTACTCGGCTACGGCCACCGTATGCAGGAAAAGATGGCCGAATCGCGCTCCTGGCCGGGTTTTCTGCCTAATGCGGCACGCATGGACTATCTCGCCGCGCTGATCTACAACCACGGCTATGTCGGCGTGGTCGAGCGCCTGGCCGGCATCGAAGCGACGCCACGGGCCGAGTACATTCGCGTCATCACCTCCGAACTCAACCGGCTGCAGAGCCACCTTTTGTGGCTGGGGGTGCTGGTGCTCGATCTCGGCGCCTTTACGCCCATCATGTACACTTTCGAGGATCGGGAAAAAATCCTCGACATTCTTGAGGATGTCACCGGTTCGCGCCTCACCTACTGCTACATGCGCGTCGGCGGGGTGGTGCGTGATATCGACGAAAAATTCGTCGAGCGCACTCGCGAGTACATCAAGTGGCAGCGCTCGCGCATGCCCATGTACGACAAACTGGTCACCGGCAACATCATCTTCCGCAAGCGTATTGAGGGCATCGGCGAATTTACCCCCGATCTTTCCCGGCGCTACGGACTCACGGGCCCCTGCCTGCGCGGCACCGGCGTGGCCTATGATATCCGGCGCGCCGAGCCCTATTCGGTCTATCCCGAGCTGGACTTCGAAATCCCCACCGAAAGCGCCGGCGATTGCATGGCCGCCTATCTGGTGCGGGTGCGCGAAATCGAGCAGAGCCTGCGCATTCTCGAGCAGGCTCTTGAGCGGCTGCCTGAAGGTGCGTTTCGTGCCAAGACGCCCAAGAAGATCAAGCTGCCGGCCGGTGACGCCTCCTATGCGGTGGAGTCGCCTCGGGGTGAGCTGGTCTACCATCTGACGGCGGACGGCAGCGAGGTTCCCTATCGCATGAAGATCCGGGTGCCGTCCTTTTCCAACCTGAGTATTCTGCCCGAGATTTGCAGCGGGATGCTCCTCTCCGACCTCTGTGCCTGCATGGGCACTCTGGACCTGGTGATCCCGGAGATTGACAGGTGA
- the nuoH gene encoding NADH-quinone oxidoreductase subunit NuoH, whose amino-acid sequence MMTDSFLPPELLRMVFAVVCAIVIVFGNAVVMGYLERKLAGRFQRRPGPMEVGWHGILQLAVDGVKLVGKQLVVPRQADKILYRIAPIVSFAPAALPLLVIPFSPKLQGRDFDIGLIFILAVVAINVLAILIAGWGSNNKYSLLGAMRSVAQNVAYEIPMLLTLLSVILVTNTFSLKGIVAAQEGLWFIFLMPVAFLIFFIATVAETNRAPFDLPEAESELTAGFMTEYSGMGFSLFFMAEYTYMFIACSLTVILFLGGWQGPPLPYAEYTSALWFFFKVYALLIIMIWIRWTFPRVRFDQLLNFCWKYLVPFSLVHLLVTAVVLKI is encoded by the coding sequence ATGATGACTGACTCTTTCCTTCCCCCCGAGCTGCTGCGCATGGTTTTCGCCGTGGTCTGCGCCATTGTCATTGTCTTCGGCAATGCCGTGGTCATGGGCTATCTGGAGCGCAAGCTCGCCGGGCGCTTTCAGCGTCGCCCCGGCCCCATGGAAGTTGGCTGGCACGGCATTCTGCAGCTGGCGGTCGACGGCGTCAAGCTGGTCGGCAAGCAACTGGTCGTTCCGCGCCAGGCGGACAAGATCCTCTATCGCATCGCGCCCATCGTTTCCTTTGCGCCGGCGGCGCTGCCCCTGCTCGTCATTCCCTTCAGCCCCAAGCTCCAGGGGCGTGATTTTGATATCGGCCTCATTTTCATCCTGGCGGTGGTGGCGATCAACGTCCTGGCCATCCTCATTGCCGGATGGGGTTCCAACAACAAGTATTCCCTGCTGGGCGCCATGCGTTCGGTGGCCCAGAACGTCGCCTATGAAATCCCCATGCTGCTGACGTTGTTGTCGGTCATCCTGGTGACCAACACCTTCAGCCTTAAGGGGATCGTTGCCGCGCAGGAGGGTCTCTGGTTCATTTTTCTGATGCCGGTGGCGTTTCTCATTTTTTTCATCGCCACCGTTGCCGAAACCAACCGTGCACCCTTCGACCTGCCGGAGGCCGAGAGTGAGCTGACCGCCGGATTTATGACCGAGTACAGCGGCATGGGCTTCAGCCTGTTCTTTATGGCTGAATACACCTACATGTTCATCGCCTGCTCGCTCACCGTGATCCTGTTTCTCGGCGGCTGGCAGGGACCGCCGCTGCCCTATGCCGAGTACACCTCGGCCCTGTGGTTCTTCTTCAAAGTCTACGCCCTGCTCATTATCATGATCTGGATCCGCTGGACCTTTCCGCGGGTGCGTTTTGATCAGCTGCTGAATTTCTGCTGGAAATATCTCGTTCCCTTTTCCCTGGTTCACCTCCTGGTGACCGCCGTGGTGCTCAAGATATGA
- a CDS encoding NuoI/complex I 23 kDa subunit family protein produces the protein MKDYFVEIFTGGKSLIIGMLVTLREFFRPVVTVQYPRETLPLSPNYRGHTYLVRDEDKPLKHRCISCKMCERECPSDCISLRGEKREGVKGLVLVSYQLDFTKCSLCGTCVEVCPTDALDYSNEYRQVGFRREDFHYDLLAMVEEEK, from the coding sequence ATGAAAGATTATTTCGTCGAGATATTCACGGGGGGCAAGAGTCTGATCATCGGCATGCTGGTCACCCTGCGCGAATTCTTCCGCCCTGTGGTCACCGTGCAGTACCCCCGCGAAACACTCCCCCTCTCTCCCAACTACCGGGGGCACACCTACCTGGTGCGCGACGAGGACAAACCGCTCAAGCATCGCTGCATTTCCTGCAAAATGTGCGAGCGCGAGTGTCCCTCCGACTGCATCAGCCTGCGGGGCGAAAAGCGCGAGGGAGTCAAGGGACTGGTGCTGGTCAGCTATCAGCTTGATTTCACCAAGTGCAGCTTGTGCGGTACCTGCGTGGAAGTGTGTCCGACCGATGCTCTCGACTACTCCAACGAATACCGCCAAGTAGGCTTTCGTCGCGAAGACTTCCATTACGATCTGCTTGCCATGGTGGAGGAAGAGAAATGA
- a CDS encoding NADH-quinone oxidoreductase subunit J gives MIVYRFLAEAIFFGFVVLILFGSLLTVRARQLMHAVLGLAVAFIGVAGLFFHLGSPFMAMMQILIYVGAVCVMLVFGIMVGNAPTQSAEVRGRGNNRYLAVGTCGAGFVLLSATLIRTQWAAAAERVGDFSVQHLGESFLHQFVLAFELISVVLLIAILGAIIIARSPEESHKS, from the coding sequence ATGATCGTTTACAGGTTTCTCGCCGAAGCCATTTTCTTCGGTTTTGTCGTGCTGATCCTCTTCGGCAGCCTGCTCACGGTGCGGGCGCGGCAGCTGATGCATGCGGTTCTGGGTTTGGCGGTCGCTTTCATCGGCGTCGCCGGGCTCTTCTTTCATCTCGGCTCGCCCTTCATGGCGATGATGCAGATTCTGATCTATGTCGGAGCGGTCTGCGTCATGCTTGTCTTCGGCATCATGGTCGGCAACGCGCCGACGCAGAGCGCCGAGGTACGCGGCCGCGGCAACAACCGCTATCTTGCCGTGGGCACCTGCGGCGCGGGCTTCGTCCTGTTGAGCGCCACCCTGATCCGCACCCAATGGGCCGCCGCTGCCGAGCGTGTCGGCGACTTTTCCGTGCAGCACCTCGGTGAGAGCTTCCTTCACCAGTTTGTTCTGGCCTTCGAGCTCATTTCCGTCGTGTTGCTTATCGCTATTCTCGGCGCCATCATCATCGCGCGTAGTCCCGAGGAGAGTCATAAGTCATGA
- the nuoK gene encoding NADH-quinone oxidoreductase subunit NuoK translates to MMPSDNLTTYLVIGAFLLFVGLYGMIRHRSLIGMLISVELMLAGAGVNFMAFNRFTAPDPAVGQAFTLFVMGIAAAEAAIVISLVIAIHRRFHSVDPQAIDDLRG, encoded by the coding sequence ATGATGCCGAGCGATAATCTCACAACCTATCTGGTCATCGGCGCCTTCCTCCTCTTCGTCGGCCTCTACGGGATGATCCGGCATCGCTCACTCATCGGCATGCTGATCTCCGTCGAGTTGATGCTGGCCGGCGCGGGAGTCAACTTCATGGCATTCAATCGCTTCACGGCACCGGATCCGGCCGTCGGTCAGGCCTTCACCCTCTTCGTCATGGGGATCGCCGCGGCCGAGGCTGCTATCGTCATCAGTCTCGTCATCGCCATCCATCGCCGCTTCCACAGCGTCGATCCCCAGGCCATCGACGATTTGCGCGGCTAA
- a CDS encoding monovalent cation/H+ antiporter subunit D family protein codes for MEPIITSKVLLATLIPMVTGALVMATGRSPNLRESCSFVGAVLTFISVLMLAPTVLAGGGYALTLVTLYPGISVSFYLDPLGLIFAGTASFLWILASIYCIGYMRGLNEHAQTRFYVCYAVSVGAAMGAAFSANLFTLYLFYEIVSIFTYPLVMHHQDKEGYAGARKYLIYLMFTSKAFLLPAMALVYVLTGTLDFNMAGIASGIFPAEADRLLVIVAYLLCLFGFAKAGIMPFHNWLPDAMVAPTPVSALLHAVVVVKVGVFSICRVMLSVFGIDLLDVTGLGMFTAYFVSFTILAASVIALTQTNLKARLAYSTVSQLSYIVLGVAMLTPHAITGGLLHIANHAFAKITLFFAAGAIYVASGKKDISELGGLGWRMPLTLIAFGLASLSMIGAPPVSGFVTKWYLALGAMDAGSLVLLVVLLASGLLNAGYFVPIFYKAFFAKPLPGDEATGSLERQPLVLLMVVPLVITGLISVLIGIWPDLFLNTIKLMVGS; via the coding sequence ATGGAACCCATAATCACGTCCAAAGTCCTGCTGGCAACCCTCATCCCCATGGTGACGGGGGCACTCGTCATGGCCACGGGCCGCAGCCCCAATCTGCGCGAGAGCTGCTCTTTCGTGGGAGCGGTGCTCACCTTTATTTCGGTGCTGATGCTGGCGCCTACGGTTCTCGCCGGCGGCGGCTACGCCCTGACCCTGGTGACGCTCTATCCGGGCATCAGCGTTAGTTTTTACCTCGATCCCCTCGGCCTGATCTTCGCCGGCACCGCGTCGTTTCTGTGGATCCTGGCTTCCATTTACTGCATCGGCTACATGCGCGGCCTTAACGAGCACGCGCAGACGCGCTTCTACGTGTGCTACGCGGTGTCGGTGGGCGCGGCCATGGGCGCGGCTTTTTCCGCAAACCTCTTCACTCTCTACCTGTTTTACGAGATCGTCTCGATTTTCACCTATCCTCTGGTCATGCATCATCAGGACAAGGAGGGCTACGCCGGGGCGCGCAAGTATTTAATTTACTTGATGTTCACCTCCAAGGCCTTTCTGTTGCCGGCCATGGCCCTGGTCTACGTGCTGACCGGCACCCTTGATTTCAACATGGCCGGGATCGCAAGCGGTATCTTCCCCGCCGAGGCGGACCGCCTGCTGGTGATCGTTGCCTATCTGCTGTGCCTGTTCGGGTTCGCCAAGGCCGGTATCATGCCTTTCCACAACTGGCTGCCCGATGCCATGGTCGCGCCGACTCCGGTCAGCGCCCTGCTCCATGCGGTGGTGGTGGTCAAGGTCGGGGTGTTCTCCATCTGCCGGGTGATGCTCTCGGTGTTCGGTATCGACCTGCTCGATGTCACCGGCCTGGGCATGTTCACCGCGTATTTCGTTTCCTTTACGATTCTGGCCGCCTCGGTCATTGCCCTGACCCAGACCAATCTCAAGGCCCGGCTCGCCTATTCGACGGTCAGCCAGCTCTCCTATATCGTCCTCGGTGTGGCCATGCTCACCCCTCACGCCATCACCGGTGGGCTGCTGCATATCGCCAACCACGCCTTTGCCAAGATCACGCTGTTCTTTGCTGCCGGTGCCATTTACGTGGCCTCAGGCAAGAAGGATATCTCCGAACTGGGCGGCCTGGGTTGGCGCATGCCCCTGACTCTCATCGCTTTTGGCCTGGCGTCGCTGAGCATGATCGGCGCGCCGCCGGTGAGCGGCTTCGTTACCAAGTGGTATCTGGCTCTGGGAGCTATGGATGCCGGCAGTCTGGTGCTGCTCGTGGTGTTGCTGGCGAGCGGTCTGCTCAATGCCGGCTATTTCGTGCCGATTTTTTATAAAGCTTTTTTTGCCAAGCCGCTTCCCGGGGATGAGGCGACGGGCAGTCTGGAGAGACAACCGCTGGTTCTGCTCATGGTCGTACCCTTGGTGATAACGGGTCTTATTTCGGTGCTGATCGGTATCTGGCCCGATCTTTTCTTAAACACGATCAAGCTGATGGTGGGCTCATGA
- a CDS encoding Na(+)/H(+) antiporter subunit D translates to MTASIFIHPASWFILGALLMPLSRRLGVQKVWLVLIPLIALALIHFLPESFGRVSYLGFELQFGRVDRLTFIFLHVFALMALMGSIFALQVKESGQHIAAFLYVAGSFGVTLAGDYLTLFIFWELMAFASTFLIWYRKKQRSIEAGYRYLLVHVAGGLVLLAGIFLLYQSGHDLSFGMFTQEGAGWAEYLVMIGFILNAAVPPIHAWLPDAYPEATVTGAVFMCAFTTKTAVYVLARGFPGFEVLAILGAVMALYGVAYAVIENDARRILAYHVVSQVGYMVCGVGIGTAMALNGTAAHAYAHIVYKALLFMGAGAVLEMTGRSKLSELGGLYKYMPWTMVFTVIGGLAISGFPLTSGFISKSMIVAAAGENHQIILLIMLTLAGVGTFLSVGIKLPYFIWFGRDSGVQAKEAPWNMQLAMAMAAFVCIFLGMFPGALYSMLPYPVEYQPYTAYHLSETFQIFGFTGLGFYLMVKYLKPHSVYVLDIDWFYRKGSLRFMRFAAGPVVAANEWVSNVYRTIGTRLTMAAARAFTWFDREGIDWTIDGAARGVVDGGDRLRRLQTGRIQQYIGGAVLALLAVLVVVLFI, encoded by the coding sequence ATGACCGCTAGCATCTTCATCCACCCGGCGAGCTGGTTCATCCTCGGCGCATTGCTTATGCCCCTGTCTCGGCGTCTTGGGGTGCAGAAGGTCTGGCTGGTGCTCATCCCCCTCATCGCCCTGGCCCTCATTCATTTCCTGCCGGAAAGTTTCGGTCGGGTGTCCTATCTCGGCTTTGAACTGCAATTCGGCCGGGTCGACCGGCTGACCTTTATCTTTCTTCACGTCTTTGCGCTGATGGCCCTGATGGGCAGCATTTTTGCCTTGCAGGTCAAGGAGAGCGGCCAGCATATCGCCGCCTTTCTCTATGTAGCCGGCTCCTTCGGCGTCACGCTGGCCGGAGATTATCTGACGCTGTTCATTTTCTGGGAACTGATGGCTTTTGCCTCGACTTTCCTCATCTGGTATCGCAAGAAGCAGCGCTCCATCGAGGCCGGATATCGCTATCTGCTGGTCCATGTTGCCGGTGGCCTGGTGCTGCTGGCGGGGATTTTTCTGCTGTATCAGAGCGGCCATGATCTGTCCTTCGGCATGTTCACCCAGGAGGGCGCGGGCTGGGCCGAATACCTGGTGATGATCGGCTTTATCCTCAACGCCGCGGTGCCGCCGATTCACGCCTGGCTGCCCGACGCCTATCCCGAGGCCACCGTGACCGGCGCGGTGTTCATGTGCGCCTTCACCACCAAGACTGCGGTCTACGTGCTGGCGCGAGGTTTTCCCGGATTTGAGGTGCTGGCCATTCTCGGCGCTGTCATGGCCCTCTACGGCGTCGCCTACGCCGTCATCGAAAACGATGCGCGGCGCATTCTTGCCTATCACGTGGTCAGTCAGGTCGGCTACATGGTGTGCGGGGTCGGCATCGGCACCGCCATGGCCCTCAACGGCACGGCCGCCCACGCCTACGCTCATATCGTCTACAAGGCGCTGCTCTTCATGGGCGCGGGCGCGGTTCTGGAAATGACCGGACGCTCCAAGCTCAGCGAACTCGGCGGACTCTATAAATACATGCCGTGGACGATGGTGTTCACCGTCATCGGCGGCCTGGCCATTTCGGGCTTCCCCCTGACCAGCGGCTTCATCAGCAAGTCTATGATCGTCGCCGCAGCGGGCGAGAATCATCAGATCATCTTGCTGATTATGCTGACCCTGGCCGGGGTCGGTACCTTTCTCTCCGTCGGCATCAAGCTGCCGTATTTCATCTGGTTCGGCCGCGATTCGGGCGTGCAGGCCAAGGAGGCGCCCTGGAACATGCAACTCGCCATGGCCATGGCGGCCTTTGTCTGCATTTTCCTCGGGATGTTTCCCGGGGCGCTCTACAGCATGCTGCCCTATCCGGTGGAGTATCAGCCTTACACCGCTTACCATCTTTCGGAGACCTTCCAGATTTTCGGCTTCACCGGTTTGGGTTTTTATCTGATGGTTAAATATCTTAAACCCCACAGCGTCTATGTTCTGGATATCGACTGGTTTTACCGCAAGGGTTCGCTGCGTTTCATGCGCTTTGCCGCGGGTCCGGTGGTTGCGGCCAACGAATGGGTGAGCAACGTTTATCGCACCATAGGTACGCGCCTGACCATGGCGGCGGCACGTGCTTTCACCTGGTTTGACCGCGAGGGCATCGACTGGACCATCGACGGCGCCGCGCGTGGCGTGGTCGACGGCGGCGACCGGCTGCGTCGCCTGCAGACCGGGCGCATCCAGCAGTACATCGGCGGCGCGGTGCTGGCGCTGCTGGCGGTGCTGGTGGTAGTGCTTTTTATTTAG
- a CDS encoding complex I subunit 4 family protein: MEQYLIFNDLSYPIISVLLLLPLIGALLALLFKSDRALLLWGFAVTLVTALASLPLYTQFDASTAQYQFVELRTWLPALGLDYVVGVDGISMLLVMLTTFVMPLCVLCSWSYIKERMKEFIFVLLVIETAMIGVFVSLNTLLFFLFWEAMLIPMYLMIAIWGGPRKDYASIKYFLYTFAGSIFFLASIIALYVHTGTFFIPELMGQPYSFTFQAWIFLGCTLAFAVKVPMFPLHTWLPAAHVEAPTAGSVILASIMLKLGGYGFLRFCLPMAPEATYYFMPWLLALSLISIVVGGYLALGQTDIKKLIAYSSVGHMGFVTLGIFLLNDQGIKGAMLQMINHGITTGALFILIGIIYERTHSREISVNSALGAMMPIFVLFLGIFSLSSFGFPGTNSFVSEFLVLLAAFSKYPLVGALAVVGAILAAAYMLRLLQRMVWADSDGHGHHAEDSQEGQEGGHHVLRDLNLREIGTLSFLTIFVFWIGFYPAPLLDVMDASVAHLLQQMEAGVGEETLHVMSGLGDKLGELFSSSAPPAANF; this comes from the coding sequence GTGGAACAGTATCTGATCTTCAATGACCTGAGCTACCCCATCATCTCGGTGCTGTTATTGCTGCCGCTGATCGGCGCGCTGCTGGCGCTGCTGTTCAAGAGCGACCGGGCGCTGCTGCTCTGGGGGTTCGCGGTGACCCTGGTGACGGCCCTGGCTTCCTTGCCCCTCTACACTCAGTTCGATGCGTCCACCGCCCAGTACCAGTTCGTCGAACTGCGTACCTGGCTGCCGGCCCTGGGGCTCGATTACGTGGTTGGAGTCGACGGCATCAGCATGCTCCTGGTCATGCTCACCACGTTTGTCATGCCCCTGTGCGTGCTCTGCTCCTGGAGCTACATCAAGGAGCGCATGAAGGAATTCATCTTCGTGCTGCTGGTCATCGAAACCGCCATGATCGGGGTGTTTGTCAGTCTCAACACGCTGCTGTTTTTCCTGTTCTGGGAAGCCATGCTGATTCCCATGTATTTGATGATCGCCATCTGGGGCGGACCGCGCAAGGACTACGCCTCCATCAAGTATTTCCTTTACACCTTCGCCGGCAGCATCTTCTTTCTGGCATCGATCATCGCGCTCTACGTGCATACCGGCACCTTCTTTATCCCCGAACTCATGGGGCAGCCCTACAGCTTTACCTTCCAGGCCTGGATCTTCCTCGGCTGCACCCTGGCCTTTGCCGTCAAGGTGCCCATGTTTCCCCTGCACACCTGGTTGCCCGCCGCCCACGTTGAGGCGCCCACCGCCGGCAGTGTGATTCTGGCGAGCATCATGCTCAAGTTGGGCGGCTACGGATTCTTGCGTTTCTGCCTGCCCATGGCACCGGAAGCGACCTACTATTTCATGCCCTGGCTCCTCGCCCTGTCGCTGATCTCCATTGTGGTCGGCGGTTATCTGGCCCTGGGTCAGACCGATATCAAAAAGCTGATCGCCTATTCAAGCGTCGGTCACATGGGTTTTGTCACCCTGGGGATCTTTCTGCTCAACGACCAGGGCATCAAGGGTGCAATGCTGCAGATGATCAACCACGGCATCACCACCGGCGCCCTGTTTATCCTCATCGGCATTATCTACGAGCGCACCCACAGCCGCGAGATCAGTGTCAATTCGGCCCTCGGCGCGATGATGCCGATTTTCGTGCTGTTCCTCGGTATTTTCAGTCTCTCATCCTTCGGCTTCCCCGGCACCAACAGCTTCGTCAGTGAGTTCCTGGTGCTGCTTGCCGCTTTTTCCAAGTATCCCCTGGTCGGCGCTCTGGCGGTGGTCGGTGCGATTCTCGCCGCCGCCTATATGCTGCGCCTTCTGCAGCGCATGGTGTGGGCCGATTCGGACGGCCACGGGCATCATGCCGAGGATTCCCAGGAAGGGCAGGAGGGTGGTCACCACGTGCTGCGCGACCTCAATCTGCGTGAGATCGGCACCCTGAGCTTTCTGACGATCTTCGTGTTCTGGATCGGCTTTTATCCCGCCCCCCTGCTCGACGTCATGGATGCCAGCGTCGCCCATCTGCTGCAGCAGATGGAGGCCGGCGTGGGCGAGGAAACCCTGCATGTCATGAGCGGGCTAGGCGACAAGCTGGGAGAGCTGTTCTCTTCATCGGCGCCGCCCGCGGCCAACTTCTGA